In Candidatus Epulonipiscium viviparus, one DNA window encodes the following:
- the uxaC gene encoding glucuronate isomerase, producing the protein MKKFMDDNFLLAGEVAQWLYHDVAKAMPIYDYHNHLSAKEIYENRKYDSITQVWLGGDHYKWRILRSNGYDESYATGDKAPYEKFLAFAKTMPYVIGNPMYHWTHLELQRFFNIYETLSEKTAQEIYDKCNAMLQQDEFKVRSLIERSNVKVMCTTDDPKDDLQYHKLLREENLDFRVLPTFRPDSLVNAEKTFFLPYIDAVRAMGYTMESIADVAKFLEDRINYFHEVGCRLSDHGMDVVMYEFAEAEEVDAIFKKAISGGELSACELAKYKGYIWKFVGQEYAKRGWVMQLHIGALRNNSARMLTKLGPDTGFDSIADSPVAAPLSKLLDALDTTDSLPKTILYCLNPADNAVLAAMLGNFQGGGVVGKIQFGSGWWFMDTKNGMINQMRSLADMGLLSRFVGMLTDSRSFLSFPRHEYFRRILCNEIGKLVENGEYPYDKDVLKEIVEGICFNNINNYIAKE; encoded by the coding sequence ATGAAAAAGTTTATGGATGACAATTTTTTATTAGCTGGTGAAGTTGCACAGTGGCTTTATCATGATGTTGCAAAGGCAATGCCGATTTATGATTATCACAATCACTTATCTGCAAAGGAAATTTATGAAAATCGAAAATATGATAGCATTACGCAAGTGTGGTTGGGTGGAGATCATTACAAATGGAGAATTCTAAGGTCCAATGGCTACGATGAATCTTATGCAACTGGTGATAAAGCACCATATGAAAAATTTTTAGCATTTGCGAAGACTATGCCATATGTTATAGGAAATCCGATGTATCACTGGACGCATCTGGAATTGCAGCGATTTTTTAATATATATGAAACTCTATCGGAAAAGACTGCCCAAGAAATCTACGACAAATGTAATGCAATGTTGCAACAAGATGAGTTTAAAGTTAGAAGCCTCATCGAGCGTAGTAATGTAAAAGTGATGTGTACAACTGATGATCCCAAAGATGATTTGCAGTATCACAAGCTGTTAAGAGAGGAAAATCTCGATTTTAGAGTATTGCCAACATTTAGGCCAGACAGCTTGGTAAACGCAGAAAAAACGTTCTTCCTTCCTTATATAGATGCGGTAAGAGCGATGGGATACACAATGGAGAGCATTGCAGATGTCGCGAAATTTTTGGAAGATAGAATAAATTATTTTCATGAAGTGGGTTGTAGATTGTCTGACCACGGAATGGATGTAGTGATGTATGAGTTTGCAGAGGCAGAAGAGGTTGATGCTATATTTAAGAAAGCGATTTCAGGAGGAGAACTGTCTGCATGCGAGCTTGCAAAATATAAAGGATATATCTGGAAATTTGTAGGGCAAGAGTATGCTAAGAGGGGCTGGGTAATGCAGTTACACATCGGGGCGCTTCGCAATAATTCTGCAAGGATGCTAACAAAGTTAGGACCAGACACTGGATTTGACTCTATTGCTGACAGTCCTGTTGCCGCGCCGTTGTCAAAATTGCTAGATGCATTAGACACAACAGATAGCTTGCCAAAAACCATATTATATTGTTTAAATCCAGCAGATAATGCGGTATTAGCTGCGATGCTAGGCAATTTTCAAGGTGGAGGCGTCGTGGGCAAAATCCAGTTTGGATCAGGCTGGTGGTTTATGGATACCAAAAATGGGATGATCAATCAGATGAGAAGCCTTGCCGATATGGGTCTGTTATCTAGATTTGTGGGAATGCTTACCGATTCCAGAAGCTTTTTATCATTTCCTCGCCATGAATATTTTAGGAGAATCTTATGCAATGAAATTGGCAAGCTGGTTGAAAACGGTGAGTATCCATATGATAAAGACGTGCTAAAAGAAATCGTAGAGGGCATTTGCTTTAACAATATCAACAACTATATTGCAAAGGAGTAA
- the ytvI gene encoding sporulation integral membrane protein YtvI, giving the protein MYKRIVNVIIILGLIYIFVEYIFGLFAPFILAYLIAFLLNPFVNILKKRFNIPRGMGTLLCMLTILSALIWGLVEVIKKLISEVVALSESFPAYKAELEAKLIEISEAWAIPLPAGFTSIDDILVELLNWFSDSLAQIVPLAYGTIKFVPSTLFFMIVMLIATFFITKDFYFLRRFMYAQVPDNIRPHIDKMQIGLKTAFGGYVKTQFILMGGTFCICFTGLMVLKRDYAFLLSVCIAIFDAFPVLGSGAFLITWGVYHLILGNWSLGLSLLSIYGIIVIMRQVLEPRVLAGQIGMYALVTVMSIYIGLQVFGAIGVFVGPMIAVSVQTLQTMGIIPKFKEPSGE; this is encoded by the coding sequence TTGTATAAGAGAATTGTAAATGTAATAATAATTTTGGGGCTGATATATATTTTTGTAGAATATATTTTTGGTCTGTTTGCTCCGTTTATCTTGGCATACTTAATTGCTTTTTTGCTAAATCCGTTTGTAAACATATTAAAGAAAAGATTCAATATACCGCGTGGAATGGGAACATTGCTATGTATGCTAACAATTTTGAGTGCATTAATATGGGGATTGGTGGAAGTTATTAAGAAGTTGATCAGCGAAGTTGTAGCTCTGAGTGAGTCGTTTCCGGCATATAAAGCAGAGTTAGAGGCAAAGCTGATAGAAATATCAGAAGCATGGGCGATACCGTTGCCAGCAGGGTTTACCTCGATAGACGATATATTGGTTGAGTTGCTAAACTGGTTTTCGGATTCGCTGGCGCAGATTGTGCCGTTGGCATATGGAACAATAAAGTTTGTGCCATCAACGCTGTTTTTTATGATAGTGATGTTAATAGCGACATTTTTTATAACGAAAGATTTTTACTTTTTGAGAAGATTTATGTATGCGCAAGTTCCTGATAATATCAGACCGCATATAGACAAGATGCAGATAGGATTGAAAACAGCATTTGGTGGCTATGTGAAAACACAGTTTATCTTGATGGGCGGAACATTTTGCATATGCTTTACAGGGCTTATGGTACTGAAGCGAGACTATGCGTTTTTGCTGAGTGTATGTATTGCAATATTCGATGCGTTTCCGGTGTTGGGAAGCGGAGCATTTCTAATAACGTGGGGAGTGTATCATCTGATATTGGGAAATTGGTCGTTGGGGCTCTCGTTGCTGTCGATTTATGGAATCATTGTAATAATGAGACAAGTTCTGGAGCCGAGAGTGCTTGCGGGGCAGATAGGAATGTATGCACTTGTGACAGTGATGAGTATATATATTGGATTGCAAGTGTTTGGTGCAATCGGAGTTTTTGTAGGGCCGATGATAGCGGTATCAGTTCAAACATTACAAACGATGGGTATAATTCCAAAATTTAAAGAACCTTCTGGAGAGTAG
- a CDS encoding sensor histidine kinase: MKTMGNRLSFEKKLILAVILSILMPIIISIILMYSIWENTLYQKSNEYLKYVADNTVLKIDKNILEMENVAIYLCESNTLNRYLEEVTLANRDKTIKLLKDYAITKEEIDAIYLIAENITTADFVKDNSNYNNNLNVRESYGKLKEGWYIKQNTLLYIKDVGEKKGKLIIEINESWFNDILRDIHYKQAKEVYLVNDLGQLIASKEEESTGQIISIEYHNFLDKQSSVYENIVRSEDYIVFVSEPLYNGWKLIFSTPRNEYLSDVLTFQYQMTVCILIIAIAGLVIIVGVSKQLTRPLRDLANEMYKVGQGNLDSHLEIRTQDEIAMLNHTFNQMVWDMKQLIESEYEQKVLKQNAEIRSLQMQINPHFLYNTLETINWLSRMRGMDDVGDITASLGRLMRYSLSKKKYVQIKEEIQNLIDYVEIQEVRYGDKVSVIFEVDEELDFFYIPKLLIQPMVENAIVHGIEGKVEPSMIWVRVKKVGQDIDIEIEDDGVGIKSEILDKILANKDTKTAGHSSIGMMNVNRRIQMLYGKEYGMQIESTEGKGTKITLHIKKIVDAEII; this comes from the coding sequence ATGAAAACAATGGGTAATAGACTTTCGTTTGAAAAAAAGCTAATTTTAGCGGTAATCTTATCGATCCTTATGCCTATAATTATAAGCATAATTCTTATGTATAGCATCTGGGAAAATACATTATATCAAAAAAGTAATGAGTATTTAAAGTATGTGGCAGATAATACAGTGTTAAAGATCGATAAAAATATATTGGAAATGGAAAATGTTGCCATATATTTATGTGAAAGCAATACGCTTAATAGGTATTTGGAAGAGGTAACTCTAGCAAATAGAGACAAAACTATCAAGTTGCTTAAAGACTATGCGATAACAAAAGAAGAGATAGATGCGATATATCTAATTGCGGAAAATATAACGACAGCGGATTTTGTAAAAGATAATAGCAACTATAATAATAATTTAAATGTTAGAGAAAGTTATGGAAAACTCAAAGAAGGTTGGTATATTAAGCAAAATACACTGCTCTATATTAAAGATGTGGGAGAAAAGAAAGGGAAGCTGATTATAGAGATTAACGAAAGTTGGTTTAATGATATATTAAGAGATATACACTATAAGCAGGCAAAGGAAGTATACTTGGTTAATGATTTGGGGCAGCTAATTGCAAGTAAAGAAGAAGAGTCGACGGGTCAGATTATTTCTATTGAGTACCATAACTTTCTAGACAAACAAAGTTCTGTCTATGAAAATATTGTTCGTTCGGAAGACTATATCGTGTTTGTGAGTGAACCGCTATATAATGGGTGGAAGCTAATATTTTCGACGCCCAGAAATGAGTATCTAAGCGACGTGTTAACATTTCAATACCAAATGACTGTATGCATCTTGATTATTGCTATTGCGGGGTTGGTTATTATTGTAGGCGTATCAAAGCAGTTAACGAGACCTTTGCGAGACTTAGCAAATGAAATGTATAAGGTGGGGCAAGGAAACTTAGATAGTCACTTAGAAATACGCACTCAAGATGAGATTGCAATGCTAAATCATACGTTTAATCAGATGGTATGGGATATGAAGCAATTAATAGAAAGTGAGTATGAGCAAAAGGTACTAAAGCAAAATGCAGAAATACGATCGCTACAAATGCAAATAAACCCCCATTTTTTATATAACACATTAGAAACAATAAATTGGCTCTCAAGAATGCGCGGAATGGACGATGTTGGAGATATTACGGCATCGCTGGGCAGATTGATGCGGTATTCGCTTTCCAAAAAAAAGTATGTTCAGATTAAAGAAGAAATTCAAAACCTAATAGATTATGTGGAAATCCAAGAAGTTAGATATGGAGATAAAGTTTCTGTGATATTTGAAGTAGATGAGGAGTTGGATTTTTTTTACATACCAAAGTTGCTAATTCAGCCTATGGTAGAAAATGCCATTGTGCATGGAATAGAAGGCAAAGTGGAGCCGAGTATGATTTGGGTGCGAGTAAAAAAAGTGGGGCAAGATATAGATATAGAGATAGAAGACGATGGGGTGGGAATTAAGTCGGAAATTTTAGATAAAATTCTGGCAAATAAAGACACAAAAACCGCTGGGCATAGCTCGATAGGAATGATGAATGTAAACAGACGGATTCAGATGTTATATGGAAAGGAATATGGAATGCAAATAGAGAGCACAGAGGGAAAAGGGACCAAAATTACATTGCACATAAAAAAGATCGTGGATGCCGAAATTATATAA
- a CDS encoding response regulator transcription factor: MFKVVIADDERIIRMGLKSLRWDNYNMEIVGEAKNGLEAIELIDSLKFDILISDIKMPGKTGLEIAKYLKEIKSNIKIILLSGYGEFEYAKEALALGVFDYILKPSTPAEILDTAARARDELIKESKEKEYVEEMEQKITDYQNIVGAKIAINNDKNQDIKKILEYIYSNYEKELTLQVLADQHHFTSVYLSSYIKKNTGHTFLEILTSVRMYHAAKLLKTTNLKNIDIANRVGILDSRYFSQVFKKYHGQTPNEYRKDKCIKNLSLSNYLSNIKES; the protein is encoded by the coding sequence ATGTTTAAAGTTGTGATAGCAGATGATGAGCGCATTATTCGTATGGGACTTAAAAGTTTGAGATGGGATAATTACAATATGGAAATTGTGGGAGAAGCCAAAAACGGTTTAGAAGCAATAGAGCTTATTGACTCGTTAAAATTTGATATTTTGATATCAGACATAAAGATGCCAGGTAAAACAGGTTTGGAGATTGCAAAGTACTTAAAGGAAATAAAATCCAATATAAAGATCATTTTGTTAAGCGGATATGGTGAATTTGAATACGCAAAAGAAGCATTGGCTTTGGGCGTTTTTGATTATATTTTAAAACCATCAACTCCAGCAGAAATACTAGATACAGCAGCGAGGGCAAGAGATGAACTGATAAAAGAATCAAAGGAAAAAGAGTATGTGGAAGAAATGGAACAAAAGATAACTGACTATCAAAATATTGTAGGTGCAAAGATAGCAATTAACAATGACAAAAACCAGGATATCAAAAAAATATTAGAGTATATTTACAGCAATTATGAAAAAGAGCTTACATTGCAAGTGTTGGCGGATCAGCATCATTTTACTAGTGTGTACTTGAGTTCATATATAAAAAAGAATACGGGGCATACTTTTTTAGAGATACTTACATCGGTGCGAATGTATCATGCTGCCAAATTATTGAAGACAACAAATCTCAAAAATATCGATATTGCTAATAGAGTAGGAATTTTGGATAGCAGATATTTTAGCCAGGTTTTCAAAAAATATCATGGGCAAACTCCTAATGAGTACCGCAAAGATAAATGTATAAAAAACCTGTCTTTAAGTAATTATTTGTCTAATATTAAAGAATCTTAA
- the malQ gene encoding 4-alpha-glucanotransferase, with amino-acid sequence MKRSSGIIMHISSLGEKYGIGTFGKEAYRFADFLDRAGQKYWQILPIGQTSYGDSPYQSFSAFAGNPYFIDFDLLVEEEGLLVEEDFKHRDFGDNPKCIDYKKLFKERLEVLEIAYQNSKGKLEHQIKTFKDENFFWLDDYALFMAIKEKFNFVAFIEWPEDIKFYQDEAVANYKQELKDRIGFWEFVQYEFFKQWRELKTYVNSLGIQFIGDLPIYVAFDSAETWATPHLFKLDKKKLPTVVAGCPPDAFSATGQLWGNPIYDWDLMEENNYTWWISRIRQNLTMFDVVRIDHFKGFESYWEIPYGDATAERGRWRKGPKMRLFNAIKKSLGEVNIIAEDLGHITPETREFVKEAGFPGMKVLEFAFDSREESDYIPYGYDHNCVAYTGTHDNDTVIGWIEDSGKKADVEHAKDYFQLNLAEGYNWGFIRGMFASTADVAIMQMQDVLGLGSKARMNIPSTLGGNWTWRMTPNYLTTELAEKLYALTKLYGRCKKGSSITKRRLDKIAVLASMAKYSKVKYGRKIDDANYKEVLNCLGLALLEQIQDDIDSTSKLYDTTKRAYYFSAEYLMGRALGNNLISLGLYDEVKEILDQLNIDINRVEDAEDDATLGNGGLGRLAACFMDSGASCNLPLMGYGIRYSNGLFRQIIKDGAQYEIADTWGSDPFSIRKDYLAIDIEFNGETVKAVPYDMPIIGYGTYNINTLRLWQSEPIVSFDFTLFNAQRYDDSVRERCRAEDISRVLYPNDSNWEGKRLRLKQQYFLASASLQDIIRNHKKNHASLQDFDKWHVIQLNDTHPTISIPEFIRLLVDKEGMEFDVALGIARKVFAYTNHTILQEALEKWDINLLRDLLPRVYEIIQTIDYICMEALANKNYSDYQIHSYRILKDNKIHMANLAIHIGFAVNGVAALHTKILKETEFANWYYLYPQKFQNKTNGITPRRWIRYSNPELSKYITKLLGNPEWIKDLSLLKGLEAYMEDDIVLDKIMQIKHHNKKVLAAYVLEHEGVVVDPDSIFDIQVKRLHEYKRQFLNALYILDLYFRLKDDPTLDIPKITFFFGAKAFPGYARAKGIVRFIGEISKLIDRDPVVKGRIKVLFVENYRVTYAEKLVPAADVSKQISTAGKEASGTGNMKFMLNGAPTFGTYDGANVEIVAESGEENNFIFGLRVEDIERIQNGYDPVRIYNENPDIKRVVNALVDGTLNDHGTGEFGALYDSLVKQDGWNRPDEYYILGDFEAFKEKEDEVFAAYKDKRHWAQICLKNIANAGIFSSDRTILEYAKDIWEITPCPLKKK; translated from the coding sequence ATGAAAAGAAGTAGTGGAATTATTATGCATATTTCTTCACTAGGCGAAAAGTATGGTATTGGAACGTTTGGTAAAGAGGCTTATAGGTTTGCAGATTTTTTAGATCGCGCGGGACAAAAGTATTGGCAGATTTTACCTATAGGGCAAACTAGCTATGGTGATTCGCCATATCAAAGCTTTTCGGCCTTTGCGGGAAATCCATATTTTATAGATTTCGACCTGTTAGTAGAAGAAGAGGGATTATTAGTAGAAGAAGACTTTAAACATAGAGATTTTGGTGATAATCCTAAGTGCATCGATTATAAGAAGCTGTTTAAAGAACGATTAGAAGTTTTGGAGATTGCGTATCAAAACTCTAAAGGAAAACTAGAGCATCAAATCAAGACATTTAAAGATGAGAATTTTTTCTGGCTGGATGATTACGCATTATTTATGGCGATAAAGGAGAAATTTAACTTTGTAGCTTTTATTGAATGGCCAGAGGATATTAAATTTTATCAAGACGAAGCTGTTGCGAACTACAAACAAGAGCTTAAGGATAGAATCGGATTTTGGGAATTTGTTCAATATGAATTTTTTAAGCAATGGAGAGAACTTAAAACGTATGTCAACAGTTTAGGAATTCAGTTTATTGGAGATCTTCCTATTTATGTAGCATTTGACAGTGCAGAAACTTGGGCAACTCCGCATCTGTTTAAATTAGACAAAAAGAAGCTTCCAACTGTAGTAGCAGGATGCCCTCCAGATGCGTTTTCAGCAACAGGCCAGTTGTGGGGCAACCCAATATATGATTGGGACCTAATGGAGGAGAATAATTATACTTGGTGGATTAGTAGAATCAGACAAAATTTAACAATGTTTGATGTAGTCAGAATCGACCATTTTAAAGGATTCGAATCGTATTGGGAAATACCATATGGCGATGCGACAGCAGAAAGAGGGCGCTGGAGAAAAGGTCCTAAGATGCGCTTGTTTAATGCTATTAAAAAATCTTTAGGCGAAGTTAATATCATTGCAGAAGATCTGGGGCATATCACTCCAGAAACTAGAGAGTTTGTAAAAGAAGCTGGGTTCCCAGGAATGAAAGTTTTGGAATTTGCATTTGACTCTAGAGAAGAGAGTGATTATATTCCGTATGGATACGACCACAATTGCGTTGCGTATACGGGCACTCATGACAATGATACTGTTATAGGTTGGATAGAGGACAGCGGTAAAAAGGCAGATGTTGAGCATGCCAAAGATTATTTCCAACTAAATTTGGCAGAAGGATATAACTGGGGCTTTATAAGAGGAATGTTTGCCAGCACGGCAGATGTCGCCATTATGCAGATGCAAGATGTATTAGGGTTGGGATCTAAAGCTAGGATGAATATCCCATCTACATTGGGAGGCAACTGGACTTGGAGAATGACGCCTAATTATCTAACTACAGAATTGGCAGAAAAATTATATGCGCTAACCAAACTTTATGGTAGATGTAAAAAAGGCTCTAGTATTACAAAGCGTCGCCTAGATAAGATTGCCGTTCTTGCTAGTATGGCAAAATATTCTAAGGTAAAATATGGCAGAAAGATCGACGATGCAAACTACAAAGAAGTTCTTAACTGCTTAGGTTTGGCATTGCTAGAGCAAATACAAGATGACATCGATAGTACAAGTAAGCTCTACGATACAACAAAACGAGCGTATTATTTTTCTGCAGAATATTTGATGGGTCGTGCATTAGGAAACAATCTGATTTCGCTTGGATTATATGATGAAGTAAAAGAAATTTTGGATCAACTGAATATTGATATCAATAGAGTAGAAGATGCGGAAGACGACGCGACGCTGGGCAATGGAGGTCTTGGTAGGCTTGCGGCATGCTTTATGGATTCTGGAGCATCATGTAACTTGCCGTTGATGGGCTATGGAATTCGATATAGCAATGGGTTGTTCAGACAGATCATTAAAGATGGCGCTCAGTATGAGATTGCCGATACTTGGGGTAGCGATCCGTTTAGCATCAGAAAAGACTATCTTGCAATTGACATTGAGTTTAATGGTGAAACTGTAAAAGCAGTGCCATATGATATGCCTATAATTGGATACGGAACTTATAATATCAATACGCTTCGTTTATGGCAAAGTGAGCCGATTGTAAGCTTCGACTTTACGCTGTTTAATGCGCAACGATATGATGATTCGGTACGCGAAAGATGTAGAGCGGAAGATATTTCTCGTGTGCTATATCCAAATGATTCCAATTGGGAAGGGAAGCGTTTGCGACTTAAGCAACAATATTTCTTGGCAAGTGCGTCATTGCAAGATATTATAAGGAATCATAAAAAGAATCACGCGAGCTTGCAAGATTTTGATAAGTGGCATGTTATTCAGCTAAATGATACGCATCCAACGATTTCTATCCCAGAATTTATAAGATTGCTAGTAGATAAAGAGGGAATGGAATTTGACGTAGCATTGGGCATTGCTAGAAAAGTATTTGCGTATACAAACCACACTATTTTGCAAGAGGCGCTTGAGAAGTGGGATATCAACTTGCTTCGCGACCTGCTACCGAGAGTGTATGAGATTATACAAACTATAGATTATATATGTATGGAAGCGCTAGCTAACAAAAACTATAGTGACTATCAAATCCACAGCTATAGAATTCTAAAAGACAATAAAATTCATATGGCAAATCTTGCAATACACATTGGGTTCGCTGTAAATGGCGTGGCGGCTTTGCACACAAAAATTTTAAAAGAAACAGAGTTTGCGAACTGGTATTATCTATATCCGCAAAAGTTTCAAAACAAAACAAACGGAATCACGCCAAGAAGATGGATTCGTTACTCAAATCCAGAGCTTTCAAAGTATATTACAAAATTGCTTGGAAACCCAGAGTGGATAAAGGATCTGTCGCTGCTAAAAGGCTTGGAAGCGTATATGGAAGATGATATAGTACTTGACAAAATTATGCAAATAAAGCATCATAATAAGAAGGTGCTAGCAGCATATGTTTTGGAGCACGAGGGAGTGGTTGTTGACCCGGATTCAATATTTGATATTCAGGTTAAGCGTTTACATGAATACAAGCGTCAATTCCTAAATGCACTATATATTTTGGATCTATACTTTAGACTTAAAGATGACCCTACTCTTGATATTCCAAAAATTACGTTCTTCTTTGGAGCAAAGGCGTTTCCTGGATACGCAAGAGCAAAAGGCATCGTAAGATTTATTGGTGAAATTTCAAAACTAATCGATAGAGATCCGGTAGTAAAAGGTAGGATAAAAGTACTATTCGTTGAAAACTATCGAGTAACTTATGCAGAAAAGCTGGTTCCAGCAGCAGATGTTTCGAAACAAATTTCTACTGCAGGTAAGGAAGCATCAGGAACTGGAAATATGAAGTTTATGCTTAATGGAGCTCCAACATTTGGAACTTATGATGGCGCGAACGTTGAAATTGTGGCAGAGAGTGGCGAAGAAAATAACTTTATCTTTGGACTACGTGTCGAAGATATAGAAAGAATACAAAATGGCTATGATCCTGTTAGAATTTACAACGAAAACCCAGACATTAAACGAGTGGTCAATGCGCTGGTTGATGGAACACTAAACGACCACGGAACTGGCGAATTTGGTGCATTATATGATAGCTTAGTTAAGCAAGATGGGTGGAATCGTCCTGACGAATATTATATTTTAGGTGACTTCGAAGCGTTTAAAGAAAAAGAAGACGAAGTGTTTGCGGCGTACAAAGACAAGAGACATTGGGCTCAGATATGCTTAAAAAATATTGCAAATGCTGGAATTTTCTCAAGCGATCGTACGATTTTAGAATATGCAAAAGATATTTGGGAGATTACTCCTTGTCCTTTAAAAAAGAAATAA
- a CDS encoding mannitol dehydrogenase family protein, whose product MKLKLATSKVLWEQVGVKTPRYDIKKMAENTVASPKWVHFGAGNIFRGYIAAIANDLLNKGLVHTGIIAVETFDFDIIDKIYEPYDNLALLVRLNPTGVLEKEIIASIATGIKGNAAYADYAILKKAFKNPSLQMASFTITEKGYALADAHGVYFGEVATDITNGPAKCNHAISVVCSLLLDRFNTNAAPIALVSMDNCAGNGDKLKSAVLTIANEWYKHNFVPKEFIQYLEDESVVAFPISMIDKITPRPAAEVEAELNKIGIENIQAITTSKGTFIAPFVNAEVAEYLVIEDKFPNGKPPLEKAGVYITDKATVAKVETMKVTTCLNPLHTALAVYGVVLGYNRIYMEMQDEQLKTLVKKIGEEGMKVVVNPEIIEPKQFLAEVFERLSNPFIPDDPARIATDTSQKVGIRFGETIKAYVKVDQAQELTFIPLAIAGWLRYLIAVDDDGAEISLSSDPMLDELRASLAAVKLGKEYKGEAAKILANEKIFGIDLTKIGLAAKIESMFVEMIAGEGAVRATLKKYCI is encoded by the coding sequence ATGAAATTGAAACTAGCAACTTCTAAAGTTTTGTGGGAACAAGTGGGAGTTAAAACTCCTCGTTACGATATTAAAAAGATGGCAGAAAATACTGTCGCAAGCCCTAAGTGGGTGCATTTCGGTGCCGGAAATATTTTTAGAGGATACATCGCGGCCATAGCAAACGATTTGTTAAATAAGGGATTGGTTCATACAGGAATTATAGCCGTAGAAACATTCGATTTCGATATAATTGATAAAATATACGAACCATACGATAACCTAGCGTTGCTGGTGAGGCTAAATCCAACAGGTGTGTTAGAGAAAGAAATAATTGCCAGCATTGCAACAGGAATAAAGGGCAATGCGGCGTATGCGGACTACGCAATATTAAAGAAAGCATTCAAAAATCCTTCGCTACAAATGGCAAGCTTTACAATTACAGAAAAGGGATACGCGCTGGCAGATGCCCATGGAGTATATTTTGGAGAAGTGGCAACAGACATTACAAACGGGCCAGCTAAATGTAATCATGCAATAAGCGTGGTATGTAGTTTATTGTTAGACAGATTTAATACAAATGCTGCACCGATTGCATTAGTGTCAATGGACAACTGTGCAGGAAACGGTGACAAGCTAAAGAGTGCAGTATTGACAATTGCCAATGAATGGTATAAGCATAATTTTGTGCCGAAAGAATTTATCCAATATCTAGAAGACGAATCCGTCGTGGCATTTCCGATTAGTATGATAGATAAGATTACGCCAAGACCGGCAGCAGAAGTAGAAGCCGAGCTAAATAAAATAGGCATAGAAAATATTCAAGCAATAACCACAAGCAAAGGAACATTTATAGCGCCATTTGTAAACGCAGAAGTGGCGGAATATCTCGTCATAGAAGATAAATTTCCGAATGGCAAGCCTCCTCTAGAAAAGGCAGGTGTGTATATAACAGACAAAGCGACAGTGGCAAAAGTAGAAACGATGAAAGTAACCACTTGCTTAAACCCGTTGCATACGGCTCTCGCTGTATATGGCGTAGTGTTAGGATACAACCGCATATATATGGAGATGCAAGATGAGCAGCTAAAAACTTTGGTCAAAAAAATCGGTGAAGAAGGAATGAAAGTTGTCGTAAATCCGGAAATCATAGAGCCAAAGCAATTTTTAGCAGAAGTGTTTGAGCGATTAAGCAATCCATTTATTCCAGATGACCCAGCTCGTATAGCGACAGATACATCTCAAAAAGTTGGAATACGTTTTGGAGAAACTATCAAAGCATATGTAAAAGTTGATCAAGCACAAGAGCTAACATTTATTCCGCTAGCAATAGCAGGATGGCTGAGATATCTAATAGCAGTAGACGATGACGGCGCAGAAATATCCTTAAGTTCAGATCCAATGTTGGATGAGCTAAGAGCATCGTTAGCAGCAGTAAAATTGGGCAAAGAATATAAAGGTGAAGCAGCCAAGATTCTAGCAAACGAAAAGATATTCGGCATAGACTTAACCAAAATAGGACTTGCTGCAAAGATAGAAAGTATGTTTGTAGAGATGATAGCAGGAGAAGGCGCTGTAAGAGCAACATTAAAAAAATATTGTATATAA